Proteins encoded within one genomic window of Brachybacterium avium:
- a CDS encoding gamma-glutamyl-gamma-aminobutyrate hydrolase family protein: MAQRTRRPLIGVTAGTRTMMSGAWAGHDAVSVNEHYVRALREAGARPVIIAPQDEWSDEEIAELDGLVLTGGTDLDPAAWGEDALVTDMTPDPERDAFETALYRAARRSDVPVLGICRGLQIIVVAEGGALHRHLPVDLPGHPTTGERPTRVEAEVEAASDLALALGTRAEVTAFHHQGVRAVRGDLRIVARHDSGLPLAVEAERGSSVLGVQWHPEIDGPSGAALFESLLTAIHHREVSAPVGSLV; this comes from the coding sequence ATGGCGCAGCGCACTCGTCGCCCGCTCATCGGCGTGACCGCGGGGACCCGCACGATGATGTCCGGCGCCTGGGCGGGCCATGACGCCGTGTCCGTCAACGAGCACTATGTGCGTGCTCTGCGCGAGGCCGGCGCCCGCCCCGTCATCATCGCCCCGCAGGATGAGTGGAGCGATGAGGAGATCGCAGAGCTGGATGGTCTCGTGCTCACCGGCGGGACCGACCTCGACCCGGCCGCCTGGGGCGAGGACGCCCTGGTCACCGACATGACCCCGGACCCGGAGCGGGATGCCTTCGAGACCGCGCTCTACCGCGCGGCCCGCCGCAGCGACGTGCCCGTGCTGGGGATCTGCCGCGGCCTGCAGATCATCGTCGTCGCCGAGGGCGGCGCACTGCACCGCCACCTGCCGGTGGACCTGCCGGGGCACCCCACCACCGGTGAGCGACCCACCCGGGTCGAGGCCGAGGTGGAGGCCGCCAGCGATCTCGCACTCGCCCTCGGCACCCGCGCCGAGGTCACCGCCTTCCACCACCAGGGCGTGCGCGCCGTGCGCGGGGACCTGCGGATCGTGGCCCGTCACGACAGCGGCCTGCCGCTCGCCGTCGAGGCGGAGCGCGGCTCGAGCGTCCTGGGGGTGCAGTGGCACCCGGAGATCGACGGCCCGAGCGGAGCAGCCCTGTTCGAGAGCCTGCTCACGGCGATCCACCACCGAGAGGTGTCTGCTCCCGTCGGCTCTCTGGTCTAA
- a CDS encoding glycosyltransferase produces the protein MRILLVSETFLPHLPGVTEPVLRMADHFAATGDDLEIIAPAAPGAEKHLRTSSGRRVRVHRIASAPLPGRPAVRIVPAGASALRRRIDEFQPDIIHLDSPLLLGGRAAVAAQRAGVPVVAVHGGDAPGSPAPYGMALLEDATWQLRREAHHRATVNLAPSNATRDQMLDRGIERVDLWRRGADTSLFSPARRSASLRASYARPEEKLVVYAGRLAPRSRSRISRSSMTCPECAC, from the coding sequence GTGAGGATCCTCCTTGTCTCCGAAACGTTCCTTCCGCACCTGCCCGGCGTCACGGAACCGGTGCTCCGCATGGCCGACCACTTCGCTGCCACGGGCGACGACCTCGAGATCATCGCGCCCGCAGCGCCGGGAGCGGAGAAGCATCTGCGCACCTCCAGTGGCAGGCGGGTGAGGGTGCATCGGATCGCCTCGGCCCCACTGCCCGGCCGCCCCGCGGTGCGGATCGTCCCCGCCGGCGCCTCAGCGCTGCGCCGACGCATCGACGAGTTCCAGCCCGACATCATCCACCTCGACTCTCCGCTGCTCCTCGGCGGCCGCGCCGCGGTCGCGGCGCAGAGGGCCGGAGTCCCCGTGGTGGCGGTCCATGGCGGCGACGCTCCCGGATCCCCCGCGCCGTACGGCATGGCGCTCCTGGAGGACGCCACCTGGCAGCTGCGACGGGAGGCCCACCACCGGGCGACGGTGAACCTCGCACCGTCCAACGCGACCCGCGACCAGATGCTCGACCGCGGCATCGAGCGGGTGGACCTGTGGCGGCGCGGCGCGGACACCTCCCTGTTCTCGCCCGCGCGGCGCAGCGCGTCCCTGCGGGCCTCCTACGCACGGCCCGAGGAGAAGCTGGTGGTCTATGCGGGGCGCCTCGCCCCGAGAAGCAGGTCGAGGATCTCGAGGTCATCCATGACATGCCCGGAGTGCGCCTGCTGA
- a CDS encoding glycosyltransferase → MPGVRLLIVGEGQQQESLRRLLPRARFAGFRTGTDLAAHLASADLFIDPGERETRGRTLQEAMASGLPVIAPRRGGPVDLIAPSRTGWLYTPGMLDELRDCASDLLFDDGKRRAFGRAAEASMHRRTWPVLAEQLRGYYLQAIEQHGRVGALL, encoded by the coding sequence ATGCCCGGAGTGCGCCTGCTGATCGTGGGCGAAGGGCAGCAGCAGGAGTCCCTGCGGCGACTGCTGCCCCGGGCCCGCTTCGCCGGGTTCCGCACCGGCACGGACCTGGCCGCCCATCTCGCCAGCGCCGATCTGTTCATCGATCCCGGCGAACGGGAGACCCGCGGCCGGACCCTGCAGGAGGCGATGGCCTCCGGGCTGCCGGTGATCGCTCCCCGCCGCGGGGGACCGGTGGACCTCATCGCACCCAGCCGCACCGGCTGGCTCTACACCCCGGGCATGCTCGACGAGCTGCGGGATTGCGCGAGCGACCTGCTGTTCGACGACGGAAAGCGACGGGCCTTCGGCCGGGCGGCCGAGGCCTCCATGCACAGACGCACCTGGCCGGTGCTCGCCGAGCAGCTGCGCGGCTACTACCTGCAGGCCATCGAGCAGCACGGGCGCGTCGGCGCACTCCTGTGA
- a CDS encoding L-threonylcarbamoyladenylate synthase: MARSRHSAKYLDIHPEDPQPRLIEQAVAVLEAGGLIAYPTDSCYALGCALGNAEGLERIRRIRQVGKDHHFTLVCADFSQLGQFVLVSNPTFRLVKNATPGPYTFILPATREVPRKMAHPKKHTVGVRIPDHRVAHALVEALGAPIVSSTLLMPEQEEPPTEGWVVQDLLDGQVEAIIDSGEVGTEPTTVIDLSGGDLVIAREGAGDVSRF, encoded by the coding sequence ATGGCCAGGTCACGTCACTCCGCGAAGTATCTCGACATCCATCCCGAGGATCCGCAGCCCCGCCTGATCGAGCAGGCGGTGGCCGTGCTGGAAGCGGGTGGGCTGATCGCCTACCCCACCGACTCCTGCTATGCGCTGGGCTGCGCGCTCGGCAACGCTGAGGGGCTCGAGCGCATCCGTCGGATCCGTCAGGTCGGCAAGGATCACCATTTCACACTGGTGTGCGCGGACTTCTCGCAGCTGGGCCAGTTCGTGCTGGTCTCGAACCCGACTTTCCGACTGGTCAAGAACGCCACGCCCGGGCCGTACACCTTCATCCTGCCGGCCACCCGCGAGGTGCCCCGGAAGATGGCGCATCCCAAGAAGCACACCGTCGGGGTGCGGATCCCCGATCATCGGGTGGCCCATGCTCTGGTCGAGGCGCTCGGCGCGCCGATCGTCTCCTCCACCCTGCTGATGCCGGAGCAGGAGGAGCCGCCCACGGAGGGCTGGGTGGTCCAGGACCTGCTGGATGGGCAGGTCGAGGCGATCATCGATTCCGGCGAGGTGGGCACGGAGCCGACCACGGTCATCGATCTGTCCGGCGGGGATCTGGTGATCGCTCGGGAGGGCGCCGGGGACGTCAGCCGGTTCTGA
- a CDS encoding GNAT family N-acetyltransferase gives MDETSAEPGAVRLVHNADRDRYEALDGDEVLAVLAHEDEDPPDGDGRALGVRLRDLRSTVVAPERSGAGIGSAIVRFALDDIRGLGMTVRPTCWFVRGWIERHPEYADLLETAAPETDGDDR, from the coding sequence ATGGATGAGACCTCCGCCGAACCGGGCGCGGTGCGCCTGGTCCACAATGCCGATCGCGACCGCTACGAAGCGCTGGACGGGGACGAGGTCCTCGCCGTCCTCGCCCATGAGGACGAGGACCCGCCGGACGGCGACGGCCGCGCTCTCGGAGTGCGCCTGCGCGACCTGCGCTCCACCGTGGTCGCCCCCGAGCGCTCCGGTGCCGGGATCGGCTCCGCCATCGTGCGCTTCGCCCTCGACGACATCCGCGGCCTGGGCATGACCGTCCGTCCCACCTGCTGGTTCGTGCGGGGATGGATCGAACGACACCCCGAGTACGCGGACCTGCTGGAGACAGCCGCCCCCGAGACGGACGGAGACGACCGATGA
- a CDS encoding DUF952 domain-containing protein, with amino-acid sequence MPAPLIWHITELPAWEAAVRSGSYTRATRDRELADEGFIHASWPEQVSKVAKRIYPDRPSDLVILEIDVGRVEAAGIAVDIEADVDGKGRGYPHINGPLPVSAVVRLRRTKWIGREFVVVA; translated from the coding sequence ATGCCCGCGCCCCTGATCTGGCACATCACCGAACTGCCCGCCTGGGAGGCGGCCGTCCGGTCAGGCTCGTACACCCGCGCCACGCGCGATCGCGAGCTCGCCGACGAGGGGTTCATCCACGCCTCCTGGCCCGAGCAGGTCTCCAAGGTCGCCAAGCGCATCTACCCCGACCGCCCCTCGGATCTGGTGATCCTCGAGATCGACGTGGGCCGCGTCGAGGCGGCAGGCATCGCCGTGGACATCGAGGCGGATGTGGATGGCAAGGGTCGCGGCTACCCCCACATCAACGGTCCGCTGCCGGTCAGCGCCGTGGTCCGGCTGCGCCGCACCAAGTGGATCGGCCGAGAGTTCGTGGTCGTCGCCTGA
- a CDS encoding MFS transporter, with protein sequence MNAHAPSSGDLARPVVPAAVRRARWAVSLVFFLNGASFCAIMPRYPELVDSIGLSNTAFGLAIGLGPLGGLLSGLFAARLMRGLGSARVAVAAQIIASTSHLLVYTAGSWLWLALSLGLAAAADAITDISMNSHGMRVERRYRRSIMNSYHGWWSLGAVVGGLFGAAAAQLGLPLWAQGVIGLLLFGALAAGSFRYLLPGHDSTERTPVPSTAGPSAASAGEVPADASPHGLSIAGMSLHALALVGALGMVLVFAGSTEDAGSTWGALFMTETFGAAPFLAGMAFVAMQGAQTIGRFTGDAVVDRMGDRATARLGALVGMIGMSLALLLPSPAMAVIGFAAAGWGVATLFPAAFRAADELPGVPPGVGITVVGWFARLGFFLTPPLVGALADAMTLRYALWMVPVYALGIMLFSAVLSTRQRSTSAGGPSTTV encoded by the coding sequence GTGAACGCTCACGCCCCCTCCTCCGGCGACCTCGCCCGCCCCGTCGTCCCCGCCGCCGTGCGCCGTGCTCGATGGGCCGTCTCGCTGGTCTTCTTCCTCAACGGCGCCTCGTTCTGCGCGATCATGCCCCGCTACCCGGAGCTGGTGGACTCGATCGGGCTGAGCAACACCGCCTTCGGACTCGCCATCGGACTCGGACCTCTCGGCGGGCTGCTCTCGGGCCTGTTCGCGGCGCGATTGATGAGGGGCCTCGGCTCGGCGCGCGTCGCCGTGGCCGCCCAGATCATCGCCTCCACCTCCCACCTGCTGGTCTACACCGCCGGGAGCTGGCTGTGGCTCGCACTCTCGCTCGGTCTCGCGGCCGCGGCAGATGCGATCACCGACATCTCGATGAACTCCCACGGGATGCGGGTCGAACGCCGCTACCGCCGCTCGATCATGAACAGCTACCACGGCTGGTGGTCCCTCGGAGCGGTGGTCGGCGGGCTGTTCGGGGCGGCCGCCGCACAGCTCGGGCTCCCGCTGTGGGCCCAGGGCGTGATCGGGCTGCTCCTCTTCGGCGCCCTGGCTGCAGGATCCTTCCGCTATCTGCTGCCCGGGCACGACTCCACCGAGCGCACCCCGGTGCCGAGCACCGCGGGCCCGTCGGCCGCCTCCGCGGGCGAGGTGCCCGCTGATGCCTCCCCGCACGGGCTAAGCATCGCGGGGATGAGCCTGCATGCCCTCGCCCTGGTGGGCGCGCTGGGCATGGTGCTGGTGTTCGCCGGCTCCACGGAGGACGCCGGAAGCACCTGGGGCGCCCTGTTCATGACCGAGACCTTCGGTGCCGCGCCCTTCCTGGCCGGTATGGCCTTCGTCGCGATGCAGGGGGCGCAGACCATCGGCCGCTTCACCGGGGACGCCGTCGTGGACCGAATGGGGGACCGTGCCACCGCCCGCCTGGGAGCCCTGGTCGGGATGATCGGGATGAGCCTCGCACTGCTGCTGCCCTCGCCCGCCATGGCGGTGATCGGCTTCGCCGCCGCCGGCTGGGGCGTGGCCACCCTGTTCCCCGCCGCCTTCCGCGCGGCCGATGAGCTCCCGGGCGTGCCGCCGGGCGTGGGCATCACGGTGGTCGGCTGGTTCGCGCGCCTGGGCTTCTTCCTCACACCGCCCCTGGTCGGAGCACTCGCAGATGCGATGACCCTGCGCTACGCACTGTGGATGGTTCCGGTGTATGCGCTGGGCATCATGCTCTTCTCCGCCGTGCTCAGCACACGGCAGCGGTCCACCTCGGCCGGAGGCCCGTCCACCACGGTCTGA
- the gcvP gene encoding aminomethyl-transferring glycine dehydrogenase codes for MTASSVHAHDSFVRRHVGTDPDAQRHMLELLGYESLDEMLTAAVPSTILLDQGSGPRSLESAVPAGISEPAALEELQTLADRNTVHRSLIGLGYHGTHTPAVIQRNVLENPAWYTAYTPYQPEISQGRLEALLTFQTMICDLTGMDVSNASTLDEATSAAEAMLLARRSVKRNGNVFLVDADTLPATKAVLQGRADGLGIELREVDFAVDGAPEGDYFGALIQYPGASGRVWDPRDVIAEITSTKALAIVSADLLALTMLASPGSLGADVTVGSSQRFGIPLGFGGPHAGFVAVRKGLERQLPGRLVGVSKDVDGNPAYRLSLQTREQHIRREKATSAITTAQVLLAVMAAMYAVYHGPEGLTRIGRTVADRTASLADLLRRSGFELAGESFFDTLEVRATGSAGAISRSLREAGFLVHTEGDDLVHLSLDETVTEADLEKIAAAFAPQAPTPGQELTEVGSGNGWDGLVREDPFLQHPVFSSFRSETAMMRYLRRLADRDFALDRGMIPLGSCTMKLNSATEMAGITWAGFNAVHPFAPREDVEGYLEMITQLESWLADLTGYDTVSLQPNAGSQGEFAGLLAIRAYHASRGESGREVCLVPSSAHGTNAASAVIAGLRVVVVDSDARGNIDLDDLKQKIKDHGDELAAIMITYPSTHGVYEEEVRTVCELVHDAGGQVYVDGANLNALLQVARPGEFGGDVSHLNLHKTFCIPHGGGGPGVGPVAAKSHLAPFLPGHPDMQQEEHPVAGHGSRPHGGPPVSQAPYGSASILPITWTYIRLMGPDGLREATGAAVLAANYMARRLEESFEILYTGDNDLVAHECIVDLRPFTARTGITVDDVAKRLIDYGFHAPTMSFPVAGTLMVEPTESEDLAEIDRFVDAMLMIAKEAEEVAAGTWPKDDNPLVNSPHTAASIATGEWTHPYSREIAVYPGSWTALEDDSVHDSAQMRIQSKYWPPVRRVEQAFGDRNLVPTWPRD; via the coding sequence ATGACCGCATCGTCTGTGCATGCACACGACTCCTTCGTCCGCCGCCATGTCGGCACCGATCCCGACGCGCAGCGTCACATGCTCGAGCTCCTGGGCTATGAGTCCCTCGACGAGATGCTCACCGCTGCGGTGCCCAGCACGATCCTGCTGGACCAGGGCTCGGGGCCCAGGAGCCTCGAGTCGGCGGTCCCCGCCGGCATCTCCGAGCCGGCCGCGCTCGAGGAGCTGCAGACCCTCGCCGACCGCAACACGGTGCACCGCTCGCTGATCGGCCTGGGCTACCACGGCACCCATACGCCCGCGGTGATCCAGCGCAATGTGCTGGAGAACCCTGCCTGGTACACCGCCTACACCCCGTACCAGCCGGAGATCTCCCAGGGCCGCCTCGAGGCGCTGCTGACCTTCCAGACCATGATCTGCGACCTCACCGGGATGGACGTCTCCAACGCCTCCACCCTGGACGAGGCCACCTCTGCGGCCGAGGCGATGCTGCTCGCGCGCCGCAGCGTCAAGCGCAACGGCAACGTGTTCCTGGTCGATGCCGACACCCTCCCCGCCACCAAGGCGGTGCTGCAGGGCCGGGCCGACGGTCTCGGCATCGAGCTGCGCGAGGTCGACTTCGCCGTCGACGGCGCTCCCGAGGGCGACTACTTCGGCGCGCTGATCCAGTACCCCGGTGCGTCCGGCCGGGTCTGGGACCCCCGCGACGTCATCGCCGAGATCACGTCCACCAAGGCTCTCGCGATCGTCTCCGCGGACCTGCTGGCCCTGACCATGCTCGCCTCCCCGGGCTCGCTCGGCGCGGATGTCACCGTCGGCAGCTCGCAGCGCTTCGGCATCCCGCTGGGCTTCGGCGGCCCCCACGCGGGCTTCGTCGCCGTGCGCAAGGGTCTCGAGCGGCAGCTGCCCGGCCGCCTGGTCGGCGTATCCAAGGACGTCGACGGCAACCCCGCCTACCGGCTGTCCCTGCAGACCCGCGAGCAGCACATCCGCCGCGAGAAGGCCACCAGCGCGATCACCACGGCGCAGGTGCTGCTGGCCGTGATGGCCGCCATGTACGCCGTCTACCACGGCCCCGAGGGGCTCACCCGGATCGGTCGCACCGTCGCCGATCGCACCGCGTCCCTGGCCGATCTGCTGCGGCGCAGCGGCTTCGAGCTGGCGGGCGAGAGCTTCTTCGACACCCTCGAGGTGCGCGCCACCGGCAGCGCCGGCGCGATCTCGCGCTCCCTGCGCGAAGCCGGGTTCCTCGTGCACACCGAGGGCGATGACCTGGTCCACCTCTCGCTCGACGAGACCGTCACCGAGGCGGACCTCGAGAAGATCGCCGCGGCCTTCGCCCCCCAGGCCCCGACCCCGGGACAGGAGCTGACCGAGGTCGGCTCGGGCAACGGCTGGGACGGTCTGGTGCGGGAGGACCCCTTCCTCCAGCACCCGGTGTTCTCCTCCTTCCGCTCCGAGACCGCGATGATGCGCTATCTGCGCCGCCTCGCGGACCGGGACTTCGCGCTGGACCGCGGGATGATCCCGCTGGGCTCCTGCACCATGAAGCTCAACTCCGCCACCGAGATGGCCGGCATCACCTGGGCGGGCTTCAACGCGGTCCACCCCTTCGCGCCCCGTGAGGACGTGGAGGGCTATCTGGAGATGATCACCCAGCTGGAGTCCTGGCTCGCGGACCTCACCGGGTACGACACCGTCTCCCTGCAGCCCAACGCCGGCTCCCAGGGCGAGTTCGCGGGACTGCTCGCGATCCGCGCCTACCACGCCTCCCGCGGGGAGAGCGGGCGGGAGGTGTGCCTCGTGCCCAGTTCAGCGCACGGCACCAATGCCGCCTCCGCCGTGATCGCCGGGCTGCGCGTGGTGGTGGTCGACTCCGATGCCCGCGGCAACATCGATCTCGACGACCTGAAGCAGAAGATCAAGGACCACGGCGACGAGCTCGCCGCGATCATGATCACCTACCCCTCCACACACGGCGTGTACGAGGAGGAGGTGCGCACCGTCTGCGAGCTGGTCCACGACGCCGGCGGTCAGGTGTACGTCGACGGCGCGAACCTCAACGCGCTGCTGCAGGTGGCGCGTCCCGGCGAGTTCGGAGGCGACGTCTCCCACCTGAACCTGCACAAGACCTTCTGCATCCCGCACGGCGGCGGCGGCCCGGGCGTCGGCCCGGTGGCGGCGAAATCGCATCTGGCGCCCTTCCTGCCCGGTCACCCGGACATGCAGCAGGAGGAGCATCCGGTGGCCGGCCACGGCAGCCGCCCCCATGGCGGCCCACCGGTCTCGCAGGCGCCCTACGGCTCCGCATCGATCCTGCCGATCACCTGGACCTACATCCGGCTGATGGGACCGGACGGACTGCGCGAGGCGACCGGTGCCGCGGTGCTGGCCGCGAACTACATGGCCCGCCGCCTCGAGGAGTCCTTCGAGATCCTCTACACGGGGGACAACGACCTGGTGGCCCACGAGTGCATCGTGGACCTGCGGCCCTTCACCGCCCGCACCGGGATCACCGTGGACGATGTGGCCAAGCGGCTGATCGACTACGGCTTCCATGCCCCGACCATGTCGTTCCCGGTGGCGGGCACGCTGATGGTGGAGCCGACCGAATCCGAGGACCTCGCCGAGATCGATCGCTTCGTCGACGCGATGCTGATGATCGCCAAGGAGGCGGAGGAGGTGGCCGCCGGCACCTGGCCGAAGGACGACAACCCGCTGGTCAACTCCCCGCACACCGCAGCCTCGATCGCGACGGGGGAGTGGACCCACCCGTACTCCCGCGAGATCGCCGTCTACCCCGGCAGCTGGACCGCGCTCGAGGACGACTCCGTCCACGACAGCGCCCAGATGCGGATCCAGTCGAAGTACTGGCCGCCGGTGCGCCGCGTCGAGCAGGCCTTCGGCGACCGCAACCTGGTGCCCACCTGGCCGCGCGACTGA
- the deoD gene encoding purine-nucleoside phosphorylase gives MSTHLGASPDQIAPYVLMPGDPYRARWIAETFLEDPVQYNDVRGMLGFTGTYAGVRVSAQGSGMGQPSMAIYAQELFEDYDVQAIVRVGTCGGLSETVSVRDVILGVAASTDSAMNVPRFGQVSYAPAADFTLARHAVEVAEERLLPVTAGGLFSSDQFYSPDTEITATLAKYGVLGVEMETAALYTLAAQFSRRALALCTVSDHLLTGERTSSQERQETFEDMIVVALEALVRLDATQPSR, from the coding sequence ATGTCGACACACCTCGGAGCCTCCCCCGATCAGATCGCCCCCTACGTGCTCATGCCCGGTGACCCCTATCGTGCCCGGTGGATCGCCGAGACCTTCCTCGAGGACCCGGTCCAGTACAACGATGTGCGCGGGATGCTCGGCTTCACGGGCACGTATGCCGGTGTCCGCGTCTCCGCGCAGGGCTCGGGGATGGGGCAGCCCTCGATGGCCATCTATGCCCAGGAGCTGTTCGAGGACTACGACGTCCAGGCCATCGTCCGCGTAGGCACCTGCGGCGGGCTGTCGGAGACGGTGAGCGTGCGGGACGTGATCCTCGGCGTGGCCGCCTCCACCGACTCCGCGATGAACGTGCCGCGATTCGGTCAGGTCTCCTACGCCCCCGCTGCGGACTTCACCCTGGCACGGCATGCGGTGGAGGTCGCCGAGGAGCGGCTGCTGCCGGTGACCGCCGGCGGTCTGTTCTCCTCGGACCAGTTCTACAGCCCCGACACGGAGATCACGGCGACCCTGGCGAAGTACGGGGTGCTCGGGGTCGAGATGGAGACGGCGGCGCTGTACACGCTGGCGGCGCAGTTCTCCCGTCGGGCGCTCGCGCTGTGCACCGTCTCGGATCATCTCCTCACCGGGGAGAGGACCAGCTCGCAGGAGCGTCAGGAGACCTTCGAGGACATGATCGTGGTGGCACTGGAGGCGCTCGTGCGCCTCGATGCGACGCAGCCCTCCCGCTGA
- a CDS encoding cobalamin-independent methionine synthase II family protein, translated as MTEILTTHAGSLPRSPELIAANAARPVGADGLTPEPTAEFREVLRQAVVDVVAKQREIGIAIPNDGEYGHLMGSAVNYGSWWSYIFDRVSGLEITGEDIFSSQPVRSAPGDVRLTTFPDRRDWTLFAEAYQDPTSGITVGSQPTFPAATGPIAYSDTGRALISQDIANAQAAFDAAGYEHGFLNSLSPGSGSRIVDAHYGDVDAFLDAWVEVMRPEYEAIAAAGLTVQVDDPSIAENWDQINPEPSVEDYLDFTRKRVDAVNRALVNVPTEQTRFHLCWGSWHGPHTTDIELRHLAPLLLEIDAKYYSFEAANVRHEHEWTVWEELTLPEDKVLVPGIVSHATNVVEHPELVAQRLERFARIVGPERVIGSTDCGLGGRIHPQIAWAKLESLTAGAEIAAQRL; from the coding sequence ATGACCGAGATCCTCACCACCCACGCCGGTTCCCTCCCACGCAGCCCCGAGCTGATCGCGGCCAACGCCGCCCGGCCCGTCGGCGCTGACGGGCTCACCCCCGAACCCACCGCCGAGTTCCGCGAGGTGCTGCGGCAGGCCGTGGTGGACGTGGTCGCGAAGCAGCGGGAGATCGGCATCGCGATCCCCAACGACGGCGAGTACGGGCACCTGATGGGATCGGCCGTGAACTACGGCTCCTGGTGGTCGTACATCTTCGATCGCGTCAGCGGCCTGGAGATCACCGGGGAGGACATCTTCTCCTCCCAGCCGGTGCGCTCAGCGCCCGGCGACGTGCGCCTGACCACTTTCCCGGACCGCCGCGACTGGACGCTCTTCGCCGAGGCCTACCAGGATCCGACCTCCGGCATCACCGTCGGCTCCCAGCCCACCTTCCCGGCGGCGACCGGCCCCATCGCCTATTCAGACACCGGGCGCGCGCTGATCTCCCAGGACATCGCCAATGCGCAGGCGGCCTTCGACGCCGCCGGCTACGAGCACGGCTTCCTCAACTCCCTCTCGCCCGGCTCGGGCAGCCGCATCGTCGATGCCCACTACGGCGATGTCGACGCCTTCCTCGACGCCTGGGTCGAGGTGATGCGACCCGAGTACGAAGCGATCGCCGCGGCCGGCCTCACCGTGCAGGTCGACGATCCCTCGATCGCCGAGAACTGGGACCAGATCAACCCCGAACCCAGCGTGGAGGACTACCTCGACTTCACCCGGAAGCGGGTCGACGCCGTCAACCGTGCCCTGGTGAACGTCCCCACCGAGCAGACCCGTTTCCACCTCTGCTGGGGCTCCTGGCACGGACCCCACACCACCGACATCGAGCTCCGCCACCTCGCCCCGCTGCTGCTGGAGATCGACGCGAAGTACTACTCCTTCGAGGCCGCGAACGTGCGCCACGAGCACGAGTGGACCGTCTGGGAGGAGCTGACCCTGCCCGAGGACAAGGTGCTGGTGCCCGGCATCGTCTCCCACGCCACCAACGTGGTCGAGCATCCGGAGCTGGTCGCCCAGCGCCTGGAGCGCTTCGCCCGGATCGTCGGTCCCGAGCGCGTGATCGGCTCGACGGACTGCGGCCTCGGTGGGCGGATCCACCCGCAGATCGCCTGGGCGAAGCTCGAGTCCCTCACCGCAGGAGCGGAGATCGCCGCCCAGCGCCTCTGA
- a CDS encoding low molecular weight protein-tyrosine-phosphatase: MTYRILTICTGNICRSPMAEYAVREALEQAGLAEHVEVTSAGTSGWEVGNPIDPRAGELLRRHGIEPGDHRARQMDTDELQEADLVLTLDHDHVDPVRRVLGAARAEETVRMVRDFAPHSVEDTGIRDPWYGDESDFDTAWEQIDEALPGIVDHVRSALPEQELRGTGPR, translated from the coding sequence ATGACCTACCGGATCCTCACCATCTGCACCGGCAACATCTGCCGCTCCCCGATGGCCGAGTACGCCGTGCGCGAGGCCCTCGAGCAGGCGGGCCTCGCCGAGCACGTCGAGGTGACCTCCGCAGGCACCTCCGGCTGGGAGGTCGGGAACCCGATCGACCCCCGCGCCGGTGAGCTGCTGCGCCGTCACGGCATCGAGCCCGGCGACCATCGGGCCCGGCAGATGGACACCGACGAGCTGCAGGAGGCCGACCTGGTGCTCACGCTCGACCACGACCACGTCGACCCCGTGCGACGGGTGCTCGGCGCCGCGCGGGCCGAGGAGACGGTGCGGATGGTGCGGGACTTCGCCCCGCACTCCGTCGAGGACACCGGCATCCGTGATCCCTGGTACGGGGACGAGAGCGACTTCGACACCGCCTGGGAGCAGATCGACGAAGCACTCCCCGGGATCGTCGACCACGTGCGCAGCGCCCTGCCCGAGCAGGAGCTGCGGGGGACGGGGCCGCGATGA